The DNA segment gCAAGCAATGTCTCGCACCCGCGTGGGAAAgcaaccaccctccctcctcctccttctcctcaccgcccagccagcaacaaaagaTCCCCCATTCTCCGCTTCCTCACATTCCCATCCTTTTTCATCAGCGGAAAGTTTTTGTTTCTCTGGCATCAGCAGGCCCGTCGGCCCTTCCCTAGCGGCTGtctcagccagccagccgctTTCAAACTATCGATGGGAAAAATTACCGCCGACTACCAACAACcgggagagaaagaaagcaacaaaccaaccaacccacctCACTCAGTGTgtagtgtgtgtgtgccggCAATCACGGGCCTCCGAGTGGGAGATGGTCCAGACCATTCCATCGTAATGGCCTGTTTTGTTGTTCCGTCTCTTCCGCCCGCCGTTGGGGAACTTTCCGGCAGTAGGGGTAGGTAAAGTAAGGAAGATCGACTTATATTATTGTGTTCCAGACTCCGCCCCCCCCGTTACCTTTAACTACTACACTACCACCATGTTCCATCTTCTTAGCGTCCCCCctctttgttttgtttgtttgccaTTTCTTGTTGGCGCTGATATACACATAGGTATTCCTCATTCTCACACTTTTCaaatcacacacacacacacaaaccatTTCTCGCTTTCCAAACAAGCAGCTCGTTTCTCAGTTTTCTCTCATCCGAAACCTTTCTCTCCTTTTTGAATTATATTTTCGTTTCCTCCCCTAGCCCAAACCCTATGAGTTTGAATAGTTTCAAGAGAGACTTATAtaacacccccaacaaaccaAACCACGCATTGACCCCGTGGTTGACCACCCATATACCCAAAAAATAATCCGTTGCCTTGTATACAGAAGAGAAAACATTTGGCtgccccaccccccatcctccccccaaaccatTCTCTAGATAACCCTCACAGTACACACTCACATCCAGGCCACGATGGACCGAAAAGACACATCACGACAGCATCAAAACGCCGATAGACGAACCCCCCGAACCACCTTATCTTTTACCCAACATACCCCCCTTGACCAGGGCCATAcaacctctgcctcttcTCCGGCCGATCATCCcccgcacctcctcccatccctcccatcTCGGGCAGTCTCGTCACCGGCCCTGGCCCAGCCTGCATGTACCCCGcatactgctgctgctgctgctgtcccgGGCCCGGCCCCCTCTGCGAACCCCCCGGGGTCAGCACCATCCCGCCCACCCCTTGCCCGCTCCCAACAGCGTTCATATACCCGCCTTGATCCAGCCGGGGGCTagcatgctgctgctgctgttgaaccTGCTGCATGGTCGTGCCGGGGGAGTGCCACGACGCGGTCGTCGAAGGAGACGGTATGGGCGTCTGCTCGTACTTGACCTGGACCTGGGCAGCCTGGTTGATGGCAGCTTGCATCGAGGCTGCcatgttggcgttggcgtaGCCGCCTGTCGGGGGGCCCGGGCCGCCGGCGGTTTgctgccctcctccgccgttgCCAGCCGAGGTGGGGTCGTTAGGATCGTTGAGCACGCCGGCCGATTGGGGGTCTTTGAGCATGCGGGTGAGGTGCTTTTTGAGGATGCGGACCATGCCATCTCTTGTGAAGGGCTTGGCTAGGACGTCGTTCATTCCTGGTGGCAAAGACATTAGGACCTGGGGTAAGTATATGTGGAAAAGAAGGCAACTTACCGAACTGGAAATAGGTCTGGATATCTTCTTGTCGAATGTTGGATGTCatggcgatgatggggatTTGCGGCGTCACCATCCGGATCATAGCCGTGGCGGAAACGCCGTCTAGGTTGGGCATGATGATGTCCATAAAGACGAGGTCGAAACGGTCAGCATCCGTGTTAATCTTTTCGACAGCCTCGAGACCGTCACGCTACAAGGCAAGAAAACACGTTAGCCACGTTTTCCGGGCATCGAATTCCCGGAGGCGGACTTACAGCAGTCTCGACACTACAATCCATATTCGTCAGGAACTTGGACCCGATCCTTGCGCACGTCTTGTCGTCCTCTACCAACAAAATCTGCGGCTTCTTTCCTCTCCACAGTGAGCCGTTTTGCTCTTTGCCCGGTGGAGGTGAGATTTGCGATGGCGCCTCGGTCATCACATTAGGGTTACTGAGCGGTCGGCTGTATGGGATATTGTGGATGTGGTCGGCGTGGAATGGATCGATACCCTGTGTTTGGCCCACAGGATACACAAGATGTCTTGGATCGCTGAAGGGATCGTGCACAACGTTCATCGAGGTTTGGGGACCGGCGTGGGTGAACATGACGGAGGAACCTGCGCTCTCGGCCGGGGAGCCGTTTTGGTGGTAGGCCATGGACAACCTTTCGAGTTCGCGGTCGGCCTGAGAGTCGGGAGATACCCCGTTAAGGATCTCGCGCGCACGTCGCAGTTCCGGAGCTGGCTCATCGGTCCCGTCTGGCAACAGTCCCAAGGTTCCCTGGTGATAGTTGGTGCCGGAGTGGCTCGAGTGAGAAGACTGGGCTGAATGGCGGCTGTTGCGCCGTCTGTCCTCCATGTTGTTGAGGTGTGATATCAGCTCGTTGGACGCCTGGCTTTGGGCGCGGAGCATCTTTTGCAAACTCAGAACCTCGGCGACGAGCAGCCGGTTCGTGCGATCGAGTTCAAGGTACTGCTCTTGCAAGGTTTGTATCTGAACATTTGTGGCGTTCAGGGATTCGCTAAGGACCACGATCTGCTGCGATGCTGGGAACGCATCTTctgttggaggtggttttCGGGGCGCCGGCGCTTTCCTCCGGATGTTGTCCAGTTGGTCTTTTCTGTCTGCCCGAAACTCGGGATGCTTGAATTCCCAGGCCTTTTTTCGAGAAGAAATTCATCGTCAGTCTATGCGCGCGCAAGGGGTAAGAAGGTAGAGACGGGAGAGAATGTCAACATACATCCCGGCCATATGGCGCCTCGCCACTCTCTTCGTTGTGCCTAACTTTGTGGAAGTCGTACTTGTTTAGTTGGCGCACGAAACTCGCAAAGTTGCTGTGTTTGAAATGTTTGGGGAGGATTGTTTTCGTGAATTTCTCGTTCTGTTCATGCCGAATGTCAATGTCCATTTCTCGATCCAGCGCTGGAGATGACGCAGCAtacctccaacaccacaaaacTGTCGCCTTCGGGACTCCATCGTACTACCGAGTTGTAAGAGGGATCCTCGAGCATTCTGCGACGTCATCGTAAGCTTTCGTCCTGGATCTCGGGTTTGAAGAGGTTCATTGGCTACATACTTGTAGAGTTTGCGCACCTGGAGGACGGAGAGCTATGTTAGCAACTGGTAAACCGGCTTGCGACAAAGGGAATAGGGCAGCTGGCTGCAGAAAGGAGCTCACTTACAAAGTCGCTGGAGTTATTCCCAGGCTgagcggcggcgggagcGCCCGAGTCACTATCTGGTGGCGGCATGATCGCGATGTAGGTAACAGCGTCCTTCCGAGATTTCGAGGATTGGGTAGGAGACGCGATTCCGTAGAGTGGTCTcgaacacacacacagctaCAAACGCCtaacacaccacacacacgcacacgcacacacacaggCACCCACGATAACAACGggggggtgtggtgtgtgctgCGATAAGGCCTGGAACCTTTAGGTATGTAGGTAGCTAGCAAGTAAGTTGGTAGCACCAGTATAAGGGAATAAAACACAGATGCCCACCCCCTATGCCAAAAGCAAAGGcccagcaagcaagcaattGCGCAAAACTGGGAATAACGGATAAGGTTTCGGGGGTTggataaggtaggtagaATAGATTGATCCAGATTCCAAGGGATCCAAAAAAGAGAGAGTTCGAGTGTCCAACCTCGCCCCGAAAAAGCACACACGCTCCCAAGTTCCagtctttcttctttctctctctcgggCCTTCTCCACTGGGGGAACCttggtgctggggagggggggaatcGTAAAAGGGCGAAATGCAGCGGTTTTCCCTGTTGTCCGGACCGGCGCCTTTcgtttttttctcttttgtttCGTTCCCACTTTTCGTTCGCAGTCCTTTCGGTATCATAGGTTGGCCGGACGCGGTCGAGTCGGCGGGCCGTCCGTCTCCTCACGACGTAATGTTCTGATGGCTTGTCCAACTGCTTGGGCCGCTTGTTCcagaaggaggagtggggAGTATAaaggcaacaacaaaaaaagagggaTCTCGCGCACTTTCCACCTCTCACGTCGTCGGTGTGTGCAGATGTACTCTGTAGAAATAAATAAATGTTGCTTTAACTAGGAGCCCCGACTGACAGTGGGAAAGACACCACAACTGCAGGGGGCGATTGCGGAGAAAGCGACAAGGAAAAAGGGTCTTGCGTAGCGTAGGCCTGATTGAGTGGGTTCGAAAACGGGGTAGCAAGGGGTTTTAACGGCGCTATgattggggttgggaaaTTTGGCGATTCTCAAAACATGGGAATTCTCCAAAATCTTTCGCTTTTCGCGGTGCCGGAGAGAGCCAAGAGACTGGCACCTCACCCTTTTaccggcggcgagggtgaaggccgagggggggggaacAGAAGCAGATGTGACGGGGGTGTCAGGAGAGACGTCATTCAGTCACGCCCTCAGCTGCGACCCTCGAAAAGGAGATCCCCGAAATGGATTCACTTGCTTGCGGTGAGATGCAAGATGTTCCCTCTCATCAACCGATGAAAGACCACGGCCGGTGGaatgcagcagcagggcgGGGCCGTGGTGTAGTGTAGGTGCAGGTCCAATATcgggaggatggtgatgatcagCGAAGCACCTGTAGCCCCAGGTGTGCATTCACCGCATTATCTTTCTCACCCAGTGCCCCCATTGTTGATATGTCGTTCAGACGAGTGCGATGCGGGGGGGCTTGTCGCTTTTAGGGACAGGCGTCGATCTCGTGCTGGTGGCGTTCCTTCTGCTTGTGAGACTGGGGTCTGACCCCTGGAGCATCATCACTGGGCGCCGCAGCCCAGCACCTGAGCAGCAAAAGTCGTCACGCCGTCACCAGTTTCCATTTTTGCAACGCTGGAGGCACATTTCCTGGCTCACGAGAGCAAAGCGTCAACTGCCCAACTGCCACGCTGCACCGAGGGTCCTGAGCCCAAGGAACTACTGTGGTATATGCCTAAGCCCCCGATAGGACAATTAGACAAAACAAACTATCAAACTCGAATCACTCCACATGCTATTTTCCAGTGCAGTGGCAAGAGAATGCCAAAGCACACTTTGACAGACGTCAAAGCTCTTCCATCAGACCATTGATGTTGGGTTATGCCGGAAGACCGAATCGATGCAAGATAGGTTAGTTCACATCGATATGCCACCCCTTGAGCCTCAGAGCTCTCTGGAACCTCATTTATATCTCTCCAATTGCTTCATACCTAGGACTAATAGATATTGTGGTCTTTCAAGTTttaaacaccaccacacagaGCCTCGTTTCAGCCTGAAGACAAGACCCCCTCGTGGAGTTCACACCTCGCTAACCACACTTCTCAACCAACTTTTTCAACTCTCTTTCCAACAGTCAAAACTCTTACTGgcaacccacccccaacctccgAGCTTCTCTCCCTtcaaacccc comes from the Podospora pseudocomata strain CBS 415.72m chromosome 5, whole genome shotgun sequence genome and includes:
- the SKN7 gene encoding kinase-regulated stress-responsive transcription factor skn7 (EggNog:ENOG503NV9B; COG:K; BUSCO:EOG09264DYD); protein product: MPPPDSDSGAPAAAQPGNNSSDFLSVLQVRKLYKMLEDPSYNSVVRWSPEGDSFVVLENEKFTKTILPKHFKHSNFASFVRQLNKYDFHKVRHNEESGEAPYGRDAWEFKHPEFRADRKDQLDNIRRKAPAPRKPPPTEDAFPASQQIVVLSESLNATNVQIQTLQEQYLELDRTNRLLVAEVLSLQKMLRAQSQASNELISHLNNMEDRRRNSRHSAQSSHSSHSGTNYHQGTLGLLPDGTDEPAPELRRAREILNGVSPDSQADRELERLSMAYHQNGSPAESAGSSVMFTHAGPQTSMNVVHDPFSDPRHLVYPVGQTQGIDPFHADHIHNIPYSRPLSNPNVMTEAPSQISPPPGKEQNGSLWRGKKPQILLVEDDKTCARIGSKFLTNMDCSVETARDGLEAVEKINTDADRFDLVFMDIIMPNLDGVSATAMIRMVTPQIPIIAMTSNIRQEDIQTYFQFGMNDVLAKPFTRDGMVRILKKHLTRMLKDPQSAGVLNDPNDPTSAGNGGGGQQTAGGPGPPTGGYANANMAASMQAAINQAAQVQVKYEQTPIPSPSTTASWHSPGTTMQQVQQQQQHASPRLDQGGYMNAVGSGQGVGGMVLTPGGSQRGPGPGQQQQQQYAGYMQAGPGPVTRLPEMGGMGGGAGDDRPEKRQRLYGPGQGGYVG